One segment of Panulirus ornatus isolate Po-2019 chromosome 33, ASM3632096v1, whole genome shotgun sequence DNA contains the following:
- the AlaRS gene encoding alanine--tRNA ligase, cytoplasmic, whose product MKSSEVRQMFFDFFQQRHNHTYQHSSPTIPHDDPTLLFANAGMNQFKPIFVGTVDPSSDMANLVRAVNSQKCIRAGGKHNDLDDVGKDVYHHTFFEMLGNWSFGDYFKKEVCAWAWDLLVNWYKLPKERLYVTYFGGDVALGLEPDLECKQIWLDLGVREDQILPGSMKDNFWEMGETGPCGPCSEIHYDRIGGRHVAHLVNMDDPDVLEIWNLVFMQFNRESDGSLKSLPKKHIDCGMGLERLVSILQNKRSNYDTDLFVPIFEAIQKASGCRSYSGKVGKEDADGVDMAYRVLADHIRTLTVALSDGGMPDNTGRGYVLRRILRRGVRYSSEKLGMKPGMFASLVDVVVELLKNAFPEVSKDPEYIKDVINTEELQFLKTLERGHKMLERTIVKLGGSHVVPGDVAWRLYDTYGFPVDLTQLMAEEKGLTVDMENFEENKKEAQEKSKGENKDKDNSFRLDVHAIEDLRIRNVPFTDDLVKFKYCAGESSESNYKFESCIGKIIAIRYDNQFVKEVTSGNRCGIILDKTNFYAESGGQMYDEGFMVKGNDEGTEFKVETVEVKGGYVCHIGVVEGTLRLGDSLNLSFDWERRKQLMNNHTGTHILNFALRQVLSSEADQRGSLVAPDRLRFDFTNKCAMTIDQVKKTEEIAREMIKQNKPVYAKTAPLSVAKSIQGLRAVFGEVYPDPVRVVSVGIPVETLEADPQSPAGSITSVEFCGGTHLLRTGHARDFVIVSEEAIAKGIRRIVAITGSDAIKALNKASLLENEINKVKKKIEENNLPFREVVRLLTDVSTDINHAHIQHWRKEELRKAVDAVKKVQGDADRAKKTARSKEAIQSTKNLLAANANIPYLVTEINAYAQNKVVNDALKEVKNGPPSLFISADEDSGKILAMAAVPKDVVSKGLKADEWVKNLTTLLNGKGGGKPESAQVSGTNVKALREAINLSEKFAQEKLGCQPVTLDLPQAVTSNVNQTQEFQSLREKNVTQILENQTNGIVLHTYPNNIRAFPALIAARYSGKDVTISPNFKVGVTNVTEGYISLFGSSTVPAIQTPDGPLVGSLAPAWYLASSALRGCSPVDQGQVLSWMSTADSQLLPIVCSGMVPQSKCDKKSNDGAYEAVMKELQRLNIYLRDHTYLVGERISLADICMFASLIPAFQHKLDATNRKKLPCLTRWFNTILHQPQVTKIVGTFAMK is encoded by the coding sequence ATGAAGAGCTCAGAGGTGAGACAGATGTTCTTTGACTTCTTCCAGCAGAGGCATAACCACACCTATCAGCACAGCTCTCCAACTATTCCTCATGATGACCCAACGTTGCTGTTTGCTAATGCAGGCATGAACCAATTTAAGCCCATTTTTGTAGGAACTGTAGATCCTAGTAGTGATATGGCAAATCTGGTGCGTGCTGTTAATTCACAAAAGTGTATCCGTGCTGGTGGAAAACATAATGACCTAGATGATGTTGGTAAAGATGTGTACCATCATACTTTCTTTGAAATGTTAGGTAATTGGTCTTTTGGTGACTACTTCAAGAAAGAGGTGTGTGCTTGGGCATGGGATCTTCTTGTCAATTGGTATAAGCTACCAAAGGAACGTCTTTATGTTACCTATTTTGGAGGTGATGTGGCATTGGGCCTTGAGCCAGACTTGGAATGCAAACAAATTTGGTTGGACTTGGGTGTAAGAGAGGATCAGATTTTGCCTGGAAGTATGAAAGACAACTTTTGGGAGATGGGTGAAACTGGTCCATGTGGACCATGTTCGGAAATTCACTATGATCGCATAGGGGGTCGTCATGTTGCACATCTTGTAAACATGGATGATCCTGATGTTTTAGAGATTTGGAATCTTGTATTCATGCAGTTCAACAGGGAATCAGATGGTTCACTGAAATCCCTGCCAAAAAAACATATTGATTGTGGTATGGGACTTGAACGTTTGGTGTCTATTCTTCAGAATAAGAGGTCTAATTATGACACTGATCTTTTTGTACCTATTTTTGAAGCCATCCAAAAAGCATCTGGATGTAGATCATACTCAGGCAAAGTTGGGAAAGAGGATGCTGATGGTGTTGACATGGCATACAGAGTTTTGGCTGATCACATACGAACTCTAACAGTAGCATTATCTGATGGTGGCATGCCTGACAATACAGGAAGGGGATATGTCTTGCGCAGAATATTAAGGCGAGGGGTCCGATATTCCTCTGAGAAACTTGGAATGAAACCAGGCATGTTTGCCAgtcttgttgatgttgtagttgAATTACTGAAGAATGCTTTCCCAGAAGTTTCAAAAGACCCAGAGTACATCAAAGACGTAATAAATACAGAAGAGCTGCAGTTTTTGAAAACTCTTGAACGAGGTCATAAGATGTTGGAGCGAACAATAGTGAAGCTTGGTGGTAGTCATGTGGTACCAGGTGATGTAGCCTGGAGACTTTATGATACGTATGGATTTCCTGTTGATCTAACCCAATTAATGGCTGAAGAAAAAGGTCTGACTGTTGATATggaaaattttgaagaaaataagaaagaagctCAGGAAAAATCCAAAGGggagaataaagataaagataattcaTTCAGACTGGATGTTCATGCTATTGAAGATCTTAGAATTAGAAATGTTCCCTTCACAGATGATCTTGTTAAGTTCAAGTATTGTGCTGGGGAGTCCTCAGAGTCAAATTATAAATTTGAATCTTGTATTGGAAAAATCATTGCTATTAGATACGACAACCAGTTTGTAAAAGAAGTTACATCAGGAAATAGATGTGGCATCATTCTTGATAAGACCAACTTTTATGCTGAAAGTGGTGGTCAGATGTATGATGAGGGATTCATGGTGAAGGGAAATGATGAAGGGACAGAATTTAAGGTTGAAACAGTAGAAGTCAAAGGTGGTTATGTGTGTCACATTGGTGTAGTGGAAGGCACATTAAGGCTTGGAGATAGCCTGAATCTGAGCTTTGATTGGGAACGCAGGAAACAGCTCATGAACAACCACACAGGCACTCACATTCTCAATTTTGCATTGCGACAGGTTCTGTCCTCTGAGGCAGACCAGCGGGGCTCCTTAGTGGCTCCTGATAGGCTTCGCTTTGATTTCACCAACAAATGTGCTATGACCATAGACCAGGTAAAGAAGACTGAAGAAATTGCAAGGGAAATGATTAAGCAGAATAAACCAGTATATGCCAAAACTGCACCTCTCTCTGTTGCTAAGAGTATCCAGGGTTTACGTGCTGTGTTTGGAGAAGTATACCCTGACCCAGTGAGAGTGGTTTCTGTGGGTATTCCTGTTGAAACGCTGGAGGCTGATCCTCAGAGCCCAGCTGGTAGTATCACTAGTGTTGAATTTTGTGGTGGAACTCATCTCCTTCGGACTGGGCATGCAAGAGATTTTGTCATTGTCAGTGAGGAGGCAATTGCAAAAGGAATACGGCGTATTGTTGCTATCACTGGTTCAGATGCCATTAAAGCCTTGAATAAAGCTTCACTCCTTGAGAATGAAATTAACAAGGTAAAGAAGAAGATAGAAGAAAATAACCTTCCATTCAGAGAAGTTGTGCGGCTTCTGACTGATGTTTCTACAGACATCAATCATGCTCACATCCAGCATTGGAGGAAGGAAGAGTTGCGTAAGGCAGTTGATGCTGTCAAGAAAGTCCAAGGGGATGCTGACAGAGCTAAGAAGACTGCAAGATCAAAGGAAGCCATTCAGAGTACTAAGAACTTGCTGGCAGCTAATGCAAACATTCCATACTTAGTGACAGAAATTAATGCTTATGCTCAAAATAAAGTAGTTAACGATGCCCTGAAAGAGGTAAAAAATGGGCCTCCTTCACTTTTTATAAGTGCTGATGAAGATTCTGGGAAGATTTTGGCTATGGCTGCTGTACCCAAAGATGTTGTTTCCAAGGGCCTGAAAGCAGATGAATGGGTGAAGAATCTAACAACACTCTTGAATGGTAAAGGTGGTGGCAAACCTGAGTCTGCTCAGGTAAGTGGCACTAATGTAAAGGCTCTGAGGGAAGCAATAAATCTTTCTGAAAAATTTGCCCAAGAAAAACTAGGTTGTCAACCAGTGACCTTAGATCTGCCTCAGGCAGTTACATCTAATGTTAACCAAACTCAAGAATTTCAGAGTTTGAGGGAAAAGAATGTAACCCAAATTCTAGAGAATCAAACAAATGGAATTGTGCTTCATACATACCCCAACAATATCCGTGCCTTTCCAGCCCTAATAGCTGCTAGATATTCTGGGAAAGATGTTACAATATCTCCGAATTTCAAGGTAGGGGTTACAAATGTCACTGAAGGCTATATATCTCTGTTTGGTTCAAGTACAGTGCCTGCTATACAAACTCCAGATGGCCCTTTGGTAGGGAGCTTAGCTCCAGCTTGGTATCTTGCATCTTCTGCTTTAAGAGGCTGTAGTCCTGTAGATCAAGGGCAGGTTTTAAGTTGGATGTCAACTGCAGACTCTCAACTTCTACCAATTGTGTGTTCAGGGATGGTTCcccagagtaaatgtgataagaaaaGTAATGATGGTGCTTATGAAGCTGTCATGAAAGAGTTGCAACGGCTTAACATTTATCTACGTGATCACACGTACTTGGTTGGAGAAAGGATATCACTTGctgatatatgtatgtttgcatcCTTAATACCGGCTTTTCAGCATAAACTTGATGCCACTAATAGAAAAAAGTTGCCTTGCCTGACACGTTGGTTCAACACTATTCTGCACCAGCCACAGGTTACTAAAATTGTTGGAACATTTGCTATGAAGTAG